The Desulfobotulus mexicanus genome window below encodes:
- a CDS encoding virulence RhuM family protein, which translates to MSNNILPEKVQSFVIFKTADGKVNIDVYFQDDTLWLTQKLIAELFGKGRSTITEHLKNIFADGELQEQLVCRKFRHTTQHGAIEGKTQQKDVLYYNLRAITAVGYRVNSHRATEFRKWATEILHEYIIKGFAMDDERLKQIRHFGQDYFDELLERIHEIRLSERRLYQKITDIYALSADYDRNDETTRTFFSMVQNKMHWAIQGKTAAEIIYTEADAQKIFMGLKSWKNAPAGKILKSDVIIAKNYLNEEHLKELQRIVSAYLDLAENRARRGIVTNMKDWVQFLDRFLTLSDYPILTDKGKVSALEAKIKAEAEYDKFRVIQDREYISDFDMEVKKLIAKDKDGKK; encoded by the coding sequence ATGAGTAACAACATTCTCCCCGAAAAAGTTCAGAGCTTTGTCATCTTTAAAACGGCAGATGGCAAAGTCAATATCGATGTTTATTTCCAAGACGATACACTCTGGCTTACCCAAAAACTGATTGCCGAATTATTCGGAAAAGGTCGTTCAACCATTACCGAACACCTGAAAAATATTTTTGCGGATGGCGAACTCCAGGAACAACTGGTATGTCGGAAATTCCGACACACCACCCAACACGGTGCCATCGAAGGCAAAACCCAGCAAAAAGATGTGCTGTACTACAACCTTCGAGCCATAACTGCCGTTGGCTATAGGGTCAATTCCCATCGGGCCACAGAATTCAGGAAATGGGCAACAGAAATCCTGCATGAATACATCATCAAGGGTTTTGCCATGGATGACGAACGCCTAAAGCAGATCAGGCATTTTGGGCAGGATTACTTTGATGAGCTGCTGGAGCGCATTCATGAAATCCGCCTGAGTGAGCGGCGGCTCTATCAGAAAATCACGGATATTTATGCCTTGTCCGCTGATTACGACAGAAACGATGAAACCACCAGAACGTTCTTCTCTATGGTACAAAACAAAATGCACTGGGCTATACAGGGTAAAACCGCCGCAGAGATCATCTATACCGAAGCCGATGCCCAGAAAATCTTTATGGGTTTAAAAAGCTGGAAGAATGCCCCTGCCGGGAAAATCCTGAAATCCGATGTGATCATTGCCAAAAACTACCTCAATGAAGAACATCTTAAAGAACTGCAAAGGATCGTGTCCGCCTACCTCGATCTGGCCGAAAATAGGGCGCGCCGTGGTATTGTAACCAATATGAAAGACTGGGTTCAGTTTTTGGACAGGTTCCTGACCTTATCGGATTATCCGATTCTCACGGATAAAGGAAAAGTTTCCGCCTTAGAGGCCAAAATCAAAGCCGAGGCAGAATACGATAAATTCCGGGTCATACAGGACAGAGAGTACATCTCTGACTTTGACATGGAAGTGAAAAAGCTGATCGCTAAAGATAAAGACGGAAAAAAATAA
- a CDS encoding restriction endonuclease subunit S: MKYGLSEKQLEEIIDFIAGYPEVETALLFGSRALGTFREASDVDIALQGEGVTFALAAKMKFNIEEDSYLPFIFDFIAYPTITNEALRKHIDTKGVVIFRRGESDWKEMELGDVCTLLDCLHKTPKYSGSGYPMVRVTDVKNGFLDTSECLLVDEEVFKAFSKDYKPKIGDIIFTRVGSFGLSAIVKKEERFCIGQNTTLLLPNKIDPFFIFYFLIGTDARNQIEGLVGGSTQPTISMANIRKIIIPYPSIDEQKAIASVLTCLDDKIDLLHRQNKTLEAMAETLFRQWFVEEAQEDWEEGKMGDIVTVVSGTTPKTSKPEYWNGEYHWTSPRDITTLKGLFLFDTERKITKEGLEQIGSGLLPSGSLLMSSRAPVGALAFAEIPVAINQGYAGIICDKGFSREYVYLWLKTNMDFVKSHANGSTFQEISKSAFRELAVNIPDNKSNFEFNKLISPSFTKIKTNCVQIQTLEKLRDTLLPKLMSGEVRVEI; encoded by the coding sequence ATGAAATACGGACTCAGTGAAAAACAGCTTGAGGAAATCATTGATTTCATCGCCGGATACCCGGAAGTGGAAACCGCACTGCTCTTCGGCTCCCGCGCTCTGGGAACCTTCCGGGAAGCCTCGGATGTGGACATTGCCCTTCAGGGGGAAGGGGTAACCTTTGCCCTTGCCGCAAAAATGAAATTCAATATCGAAGAAGACAGCTACCTGCCTTTCATCTTTGATTTTATTGCCTATCCGACCATTACCAATGAGGCCCTCAGAAAGCACATTGATACGAAGGGGGTTGTGATTTTTAGGAGGGGGGAGAGCGATTGGAAGGAAATGGAATTAGGAGATGTCTGTACTCTTTTGGATTGTTTGCACAAAACACCCAAATATTCTGGGTCAGGCTATCCTATGGTCAGAGTAACAGATGTAAAAAATGGATTCTTAGATACAAGTGAATGTTTGTTGGTTGATGAAGAAGTCTTTAAAGCTTTTAGCAAGGATTATAAACCAAAGATTGGCGATATTATATTTACAAGGGTGGGTTCTTTTGGTCTTTCAGCTATTGTAAAAAAAGAAGAGAGATTTTGTATTGGCCAAAACACTACCCTGCTTCTTCCTAATAAAATTGATCCTTTTTTTATTTTTTATTTTTTAATAGGTACTGATGCTCGAAATCAAATAGAAGGTCTTGTAGGAGGTTCAACACAACCAACAATAAGCATGGCCAATATTAGAAAAATAATAATACCGTATCCATCAATTGATGAACAAAAAGCCATCGCCTCGGTGCTGACCTGCCTCGACGACAAAATCGACCTGCTCCACCGCCAGAACAAAACCCTCGAAGCCATGGCGGAAACCCTCTTCCGGCAGTGGTTTGTGGAAGAGGCGCAGGAGGATTGGGAGGAGGGAAAGATGGGAGATATTGTTACTGTTGTAAGCGGAACAACACCAAAAACAAGCAAACCTGAATATTGGAACGGGGAATATCACTGGACATCACCCCGAGATATAACGACTTTAAAAGGCTTATTCCTTTTTGATACCGAAAGAAAAATAACAAAGGAAGGGCTTGAACAAATAGGATCAGGCTTGCTTCCTTCTGGTAGTTTACTAATGTCTTCTCGTGCACCAGTTGGGGCATTGGCTTTTGCAGAAATACCCGTAGCTATCAATCAAGGTTATGCTGGAATTATATGTGATAAAGGTTTTTCACGTGAGTATGTTTATCTATGGTTAAAAACGAATATGGATTTTGTAAAATCCCATGCAAATGGTTCCACTTTTCAAGAAATAAGCAAGTCAGCATTCCGAGAATTAGCTGTAAACATACCAGACAATAAGTCAAATTTTGAATTCAATAAGTTAATTTCTCCCTCTTTCACAAAGATAAAAACAAATTGTGTACAAATCCAAACACTTGAAAAACTCCGCGACACCCTCCTACCCAAGCTCATGAGTGGCGAAGTGCGGGTGGAAATATGA
- a CDS encoding PDDEXK nuclease domain-containing protein yields the protein MTQTDPPVVPVDRLYKDIRYLIESARSHVVTQVNQALVFTYWQIGKTITTEVMNDGRAQYGAATMDVLAEKLVVEYGQGYGRRNLFRMTKFYQHFPNIEIVTTVSAQLSWSHFVEIIRFEDAIKRAFYIRMATDGRWSVRTLRERMDGMLFERTAISKQPEALIQQELAQLQQKPENASPALFLKDPYLLDFLDLKDNFTEKDLENAILMELERFLLELGSDFALMGRQKRIQIGGNDYYLDLLFYHRKLKRLVLIELKLGDFRPEYKGQVELYLKWLAKYEQQQGEHSPIAIILCSGKDTEVVELMDLEPDNIHIGEYWLKLPPKKVLQAKLHKAMTEARARLDLLHERGPEASQEKE from the coding sequence ATGACACAAACAGATCCGCCAGTAGTTCCGGTTGACAGGCTTTATAAGGATATCCGGTATCTCATTGAATCCGCCAGATCCCATGTCGTTACCCAGGTGAATCAGGCGCTGGTGTTCACCTACTGGCAGATAGGCAAGACGATTACAACAGAGGTAATGAATGATGGCCGGGCACAATATGGCGCAGCCACAATGGATGTGTTGGCTGAAAAGCTGGTGGTGGAATATGGACAAGGCTATGGTCGGCGTAACCTCTTTCGGATGACAAAATTCTACCAGCATTTTCCCAATATCGAAATTGTGACGACAGTGTCGGCACAATTGAGCTGGTCACATTTTGTCGAAATCATCAGGTTTGAAGATGCCATCAAACGGGCCTTTTACATCCGGATGGCCACCGATGGCCGCTGGTCTGTGCGTACCCTGAGAGAGCGCATGGACGGCATGCTGTTTGAACGCACGGCCATTTCTAAACAGCCCGAAGCCCTTATTCAGCAGGAGCTGGCGCAGCTGCAACAGAAACCAGAAAATGCCAGCCCGGCACTCTTTCTCAAAGATCCCTACCTGCTCGATTTCCTCGACCTGAAAGACAACTTCACCGAAAAGGATCTTGAAAACGCCATCCTGATGGAGCTGGAGCGCTTTCTTCTCGAACTGGGCAGCGACTTTGCCTTAATGGGCCGCCAGAAACGCATTCAGATCGGCGGCAACGACTATTACCTCGACCTCCTCTTCTATCACCGCAAACTCAAGCGGCTGGTGCTCATTGAGCTGAAACTCGGCGACTTCAGGCCTGAGTATAAAGGTCAGGTGGAACTGTACCTCAAATGGCTGGCCAAATACGAACAGCAACAGGGCGAACACTCCCCCATCGCCATCATCCTGTGCAGCGGAAAAGATACCGAAGTTGTCGAACTGATGGATCTGGAGCCGGACAACATTCATATCGGTGAATACTGGCTGAAACTGCCACCGAAAAAGGTACTTCAGGCCAAACTCCACAAAGCCATGACCGAAGCCAGGGCAAGACTGGATCTGCTGCATGAAAGAGGGCCTGAGGCATCACAGGAAAAGGAATAG
- a CDS encoding AAA family ATPase, with protein sequence MKIKQLKIEGFRSLRSVSWLPGDLNVIIGPNGTGKSNLLRFIELVSMSAQGRLGKYIKAFAVDWKNLCR encoded by the coding sequence ATGAAAATCAAACAATTGAAGATAGAAGGTTTCCGTTCCCTTCGGAGTGTCAGTTGGTTGCCAGGAGATCTCAATGTCATTATTGGCCCTAATGGAACAGGTAAATCAAATTTGCTACGATTTATCGAGCTGGTTTCCATGTCAGCACAAGGCAGGCTTGGCAAATACATTAAGGCTTTTGCAGTGGATTGGAAAAACCTGTGCCGCTGA
- a CDS encoding type I restriction-modification system subunit M yields MAKKAAPKQEEPIEKQMWKAADKLRKNIDAAEYKHIVLGLIFLKYISDAFDELYEKLQKGEGDYAGADPEDKDEYKAENVFFVPETARWSYLLTQAKQPDIGKTVDAAMDAIEKENPSLRDVLPKVFARGNLDPTSLGGLIDLIGNIAFTSAKARSADLLGHVFEYFLGEFALAEGKKGGQFYTPRSVVELLVEMLEPYKGRVLDPCCGSGGMFVQSEKFVTGHQGKVSDISIYGQESNQTTWRLAKMNLAIRHLDSSQVKWNNEGSFLNDAHKDLKADYVIANPPFNDSDWSGDLLRTDGRWQYGVPPTGNANYAWIQHFLYHLNPNGQAGFVLAKGSLTSKSSGEGDIRKALIEAGLVDCIVNLPAKLFLNTQIPASLWFLSRNKSNGRFRNRSGEILFIDARNLGHLINRRTKEFSAEDISTITRTYHNWRKLDGDYEDVKGFCNSASIERVRELDYVLTPGRYVGLADEEDDFDFKERFTRLKEEFEAQLQEEARLNALIAENLKRVKV; encoded by the coding sequence ATGGCAAAAAAAGCAGCACCCAAACAGGAAGAACCCATAGAAAAACAGATGTGGAAGGCGGCGGATAAGCTGCGTAAAAATATTGATGCGGCAGAATACAAGCACATTGTTCTGGGGCTGATCTTCCTCAAGTATATTTCCGATGCCTTTGATGAGCTGTACGAAAAGCTGCAAAAAGGTGAAGGCGACTATGCCGGGGCCGACCCGGAAGACAAGGACGAGTACAAGGCGGAGAATGTCTTCTTTGTTCCGGAGACAGCCCGCTGGTCCTATCTCCTGACTCAGGCAAAGCAGCCGGACATCGGCAAAACCGTGGATGCCGCCATGGATGCCATAGAAAAGGAAAACCCCTCGCTTCGGGACGTGCTGCCCAAGGTGTTCGCACGGGGCAATCTCGACCCCACCAGCCTTGGCGGACTCATTGATCTCATCGGCAACATTGCCTTTACCAGTGCCAAGGCCCGCAGCGCTGACCTGCTCGGCCATGTGTTCGAATATTTTCTCGGAGAATTTGCGCTGGCCGAAGGCAAAAAGGGCGGCCAGTTCTACACCCCCCGCAGTGTGGTCGAACTGCTGGTGGAAATGCTGGAGCCTTACAAAGGCCGTGTGCTGGACCCCTGCTGCGGCTCCGGCGGCATGTTTGTGCAGTCGGAAAAATTCGTTACCGGACATCAGGGCAAGGTCAGTGACATCTCCATCTACGGGCAGGAGAGCAACCAGACCACATGGCGGCTGGCCAAAATGAACCTTGCCATCCGTCATCTGGACAGCTCTCAGGTGAAATGGAACAACGAAGGCTCCTTTCTCAATGATGCCCACAAAGACCTGAAGGCCGATTATGTCATCGCCAACCCGCCCTTCAACGACAGCGACTGGAGCGGAGATCTGCTGCGCACAGATGGCCGCTGGCAATACGGGGTGCCGCCCACGGGCAATGCTAACTACGCCTGGATTCAGCACTTTCTCTATCACCTCAACCCGAATGGTCAGGCCGGTTTCGTACTGGCCAAGGGTTCCCTCACCTCCAAAAGCTCCGGCGAGGGCGACATCCGAAAAGCCCTGATCGAAGCCGGTCTGGTGGACTGCATTGTCAACCTGCCCGCCAAGCTCTTTCTGAACACCCAGATCCCTGCCAGCCTCTGGTTTCTCAGCCGCAATAAGAGTAACGGCAGATTCCGCAACCGCTCCGGAGAAATCCTCTTCATCGATGCCCGCAACCTCGGCCACCTCATTAACCGCCGCACCAAGGAGTTTTCAGCGGAAGACATCTCCACCATCACCCGCACCTATCACAACTGGCGCAAGCTGGACGGTGACTATGAAGATGTGAAGGGTTTTTGCAACTCAGCCTCCATCGAAAGGGTACGGGAGCTGGATTATGTGCTCACACCGGGCCGCTATGTGGGCCTTGCCGATGAGGAGGACGATTTCGATTTCAAGGAACGCTTCACCCGGCTCAAGGAAGAATTTGAGGCCCAGTTGCAGGAAGAGGCAAGGCTGAATGCCCTGATTGCGGAGAATTTAAAGAGGGTGAAGGTATGA